One Aestuariirhabdus haliotis genomic region harbors:
- a CDS encoding helix-turn-helix domain-containing protein — translation MANVLGAKIKELRKEKALTLEQLAEKIGSGKSYIWEIENKGVKRPSAEKLAAIAKALDVTTDYLIDDTQTEVSDDLEKEVFYRKLGQLDKGDQDRIMDMIDAWSKK, via the coding sequence GTGGCCAACGTATTAGGGGCCAAAATCAAAGAGCTTCGCAAAGAAAAAGCCCTTACGTTAGAACAACTTGCGGAGAAAATAGGTTCAGGAAAAAGCTATATCTGGGAAATTGAAAATAAAGGTGTAAAACGCCCATCTGCCGAAAAATTAGCCGCTATAGCCAAAGCACTGGATGTTACAACTGACTATCTGATTGACGACACACAAACAGAAGTCTCTGACGATCTAGAGAAAGAAGTGTTTTACCGGAAACTGGGGCAACTAGACAAAGGGGACCAAGATCGAATAATGGATATGATAGACGCATGGAGCAAGAAGTAG
- a CDS encoding nucleotidyl transferase AbiEii/AbiGii toxin family protein, giving the protein MSTVDSSLFLDIADALGISSPAIVEKDYWATQLLKEISQLTPEGFRLVFSGGTCLAKAHQNTFRMSEDIDIKMIANSATLALSKNQQRQLRRDIHQLILNIISNSGIFKLVAAPKKRNEGKYQQFLIEYPREHDTPDALRPHLQLDLTESDLLEDPIELSLSSLYASTLKEAGEVQNIACVTVHSTASEKFVSLLRRTASHARDNSRADDKTLIRHVYDLHLIYESMASPADLKLMVKRVIEIDKSQFGNQHEEFVNDAHSELRYGLSLLIEQEHHQARYDQFIGPLVYHPSPAKWDEAISSIQELADHWL; this is encoded by the coding sequence ATGAGCACAGTCGACTCATCTCTTTTTCTTGATATAGCAGATGCGCTGGGTATTAGCAGCCCAGCCATTGTTGAAAAAGACTATTGGGCTACACAGCTACTAAAAGAAATTTCGCAACTCACGCCAGAAGGTTTTCGACTCGTTTTTTCAGGTGGGACTTGTTTAGCTAAAGCACATCAAAACACCTTTAGAATGTCCGAAGATATCGACATTAAAATGATCGCCAATTCTGCTACTCTCGCACTATCCAAAAATCAGCAGCGACAATTACGACGGGATATTCATCAGCTCATTCTCAATATCATTTCTAACTCCGGAATCTTCAAGCTTGTCGCAGCCCCTAAAAAACGCAATGAAGGCAAGTATCAGCAATTCTTGATTGAATACCCTAGAGAGCATGACACCCCGGATGCACTAAGACCGCATTTGCAGCTGGACTTAACAGAGTCTGACTTACTTGAAGATCCAATAGAGCTTTCCTTGAGCTCCCTTTATGCGAGCACTCTTAAAGAAGCAGGTGAGGTTCAAAACATTGCATGTGTCACAGTGCACTCGACTGCCAGTGAAAAATTCGTTTCACTCCTTCGCAGAACCGCATCGCATGCTCGGGATAACTCTAGGGCAGACGATAAAACATTAATTCGGCACGTTTATGACCTGCACCTCATATACGAATCAATGGCATCACCTGCCGATTTAAAACTAATGGTTAAGCGAGTTATTGAAATCGACAAAAGTCAGTTTGGAAATCAGCACGAAGAGTTCGTAAACGATGCACACTCCGAGCTGCGATACGGCCTATCTTTATTAATTGAGCAGGAACACCACCAAGCACGATACGATCAATTTATTGGGCCTCTCGTCTATCACCCATCTCCTGCCAAATGGGACGAGGCCATTTCGAGCATCCAAGAACTTGCTGATCACTGGCTTTAG
- a CDS encoding S-adenosylhomocysteine hydrolase, which translates to MKRLSLKSKVATKISRSKREVFLRTDFEKLAGYDQIGRALRQLTSDGVLVKVGYGLYARARPNRITGKPMLAAKGGFTQVAEEALSRLGVKWEPSKSVLDYQSGSTQIPANAEVIIFERFNRRIGTEKLELQMARA; encoded by the coding sequence ATGAAACGCTTGTCACTTAAATCGAAGGTCGCCACGAAGATATCGCGCTCGAAGCGTGAGGTTTTTCTACGTACTGACTTTGAGAAGCTGGCAGGGTACGACCAAATTGGCCGGGCATTGCGCCAGCTAACCTCCGACGGTGTGCTTGTTAAGGTTGGTTATGGTCTTTATGCCAGGGCTCGGCCGAATAGAATTACAGGTAAACCTATGCTGGCCGCTAAAGGTGGCTTCACTCAAGTAGCAGAAGAAGCGCTTTCTCGACTAGGTGTAAAATGGGAGCCTTCTAAGTCGGTTCTTGATTACCAGTCAGGTTCAACTCAGATCCCAGCAAATGCCGAAGTTATCATCTTTGAACGCTTCAATCGTCGCATAGGTACAGAGAAGCTCGAGCTTCAAATGGCTCGAGCTTAA
- a CDS encoding ATP-binding protein: MAFPIITADQRLAEKRGIKGCILGPSGIGKTSLLWTIDADKTLFFDLEAGDLAVEGWSGDAIRPRTWQECRDFAVFIGGPNPALRDEQPYSQAHYEAVCAKFGDVSSIDKYDTVFIDSITVAGRLCLQWCKGQPQAFSERSGKPDTRGAYGLHGQEMIAWLTHLQHTRNKNIWFVGILDEKIDDFNRKVYSPQIDGSKTALELPGIVDQVITLAEIQSDDGQKYRAFINHTLNPYGYPAKDRSGRLDVIEEPHLGRLMAKIHGPVTPPSDRLTFARPAPIETQTNTEEGVQ, from the coding sequence ATGGCCTTTCCAATCATTACAGCCGATCAGCGATTGGCAGAAAAGCGCGGGATCAAAGGCTGCATTCTTGGTCCATCAGGCATCGGAAAAACCAGCTTGTTGTGGACGATCGATGCAGACAAAACCTTATTCTTCGATTTAGAAGCGGGAGACCTAGCTGTTGAAGGGTGGTCTGGCGATGCAATTCGACCACGTACATGGCAAGAATGTCGTGACTTTGCGGTGTTTATTGGCGGCCCAAATCCTGCGCTACGGGATGAACAGCCATACAGCCAAGCACACTATGAAGCAGTCTGCGCTAAATTCGGTGACGTTAGCAGCATTGATAAATACGACACGGTGTTTATCGATTCAATAACTGTTGCAGGTCGCCTTTGCTTGCAATGGTGCAAGGGACAACCTCAGGCGTTCAGCGAACGAAGTGGCAAACCTGATACGCGTGGTGCTTATGGCCTTCATGGGCAAGAGATGATTGCTTGGCTGACTCATCTGCAGCACACCCGCAATAAGAATATCTGGTTTGTTGGCATCCTCGACGAAAAAATCGATGACTTCAATCGTAAGGTTTATTCACCACAGATTGATGGTTCAAAAACGGCTCTAGAGCTGCCAGGCATCGTTGATCAGGTCATCACACTTGCGGAAATTCAAAGTGATGATGGCCAGAAATATCGTGCCTTTATTAACCACACCCTAAATCCCTATGGCTATCCAGCTAAAGATCGTAGTGGGCGACTTGATGTTATCGAGGAGCCACACCTAGGTCGACTGATGGCAAAAATTCATGGGCCAGTAACACCTCCGTCAGATCGCCTGACATTTGCTCGCCCAGCACCTATCGAAACCCAAACCAATACTGAAGAAGGAGTCCAATAA
- a CDS encoding AAA family ATPase, translating to MEKGSDKVVWLDFNDAPDQGVALKSKHDARELKQRLLDSLQSVLIYLFPAGKQRGKQFIVGDLEGNPGKSLVVELEGSRAGMWMDFATGEGGDIFDAWARVMGIDATNRFPELVESVAQWLGVSDSQVQKPHTAKSNSVSSASIPKQVPTDELGPATGKWDYRDSQGKLIACVYRYDTAEGKEFRPWDVRSRSMKAPDPRPLYNQPQILTANQVVLVEGEKAADALIRLGMIASTAMNGANAPVAKTDWGPLKDKHVLVWPDNDEAGLEYARKASEAIANVGASSVAVLHIPDGKPDKWDAYDAIEDGMDVWSFVKNAERTVVKGETPIPMHSLGELLADTSPMPDDLIAPRVLTPGGMIVFGGAPKVGKSDFLLSWLTHMAAGEPFLELTPSRPLRVFYLQAEVQYHYLRERIQSMGLPERVSRRAANNLLVTPQLRLVLNDQGVEQVIEALQRAAAQGGVDILVIDPIRNVFDGGPEGNSENDNNAMLFFLRERVEQLRDAVNPLAGIILAHHTKKISKKQVEEDPFLALSGAGSLRGYYTTGMLLYRPDETRTDRTLVFELRNGPGLPAKCVDKSQGKWIELDAHSDRLVNQDYGAKLDAERQRKRDVIVQMIFDEAAQGRVYTSNQFAESFEGQAGLGANRTINERIAVHATKGDIKFFRNPEDYSLPMLTRSKYGYLCVEGMTVPASENIDTDTGEVKQAHFAIKPTHYKCAQTGAVLPVENPDVWVYQEEISHES from the coding sequence ATGGAAAAAGGTAGCGATAAAGTTGTGTGGCTTGATTTTAATGACGCGCCCGATCAAGGCGTTGCACTCAAATCCAAGCATGATGCGCGTGAATTAAAACAGCGTCTATTGGATTCTCTTCAAAGCGTATTGATCTATTTGTTTCCGGCAGGAAAGCAACGCGGTAAGCAATTTATTGTGGGTGATCTTGAAGGTAATCCCGGTAAGAGTTTAGTGGTTGAACTGGAAGGCTCACGCGCTGGCATGTGGATGGATTTTGCGACCGGTGAAGGTGGCGATATTTTTGATGCTTGGGCGCGCGTGATGGGTATTGATGCTACGAATCGATTTCCAGAACTGGTTGAGTCCGTTGCGCAATGGTTAGGAGTCTCGGATTCCCAAGTGCAAAAACCTCACACAGCCAAAAGTAATTCTGTGAGCTCAGCCTCAATACCAAAACAGGTGCCGACCGATGAGTTAGGTCCAGCTACTGGAAAATGGGATTACCGTGATAGCCAAGGAAAGCTGATAGCTTGTGTATATCGATACGATACTGCAGAGGGTAAAGAGTTTCGGCCGTGGGATGTCAGATCTCGGTCAATGAAAGCGCCCGATCCCAGACCGCTGTATAACCAACCTCAGATACTCACGGCAAACCAGGTGGTTCTGGTTGAAGGTGAAAAAGCGGCCGATGCGTTGATTCGTTTAGGGATGATTGCGAGCACAGCAATGAACGGTGCCAATGCACCAGTCGCCAAAACGGACTGGGGTCCACTCAAAGATAAGCACGTTTTGGTGTGGCCGGACAACGATGAGGCTGGCCTTGAATATGCGCGCAAGGCATCAGAAGCGATTGCTAATGTAGGCGCTTCTTCCGTTGCTGTATTGCATATCCCAGATGGAAAACCAGATAAATGGGATGCTTATGACGCCATTGAAGATGGCATGGATGTTTGGTCTTTTGTAAAAAACGCCGAGCGTACTGTCGTCAAAGGTGAGACGCCAATCCCGATGCACTCATTGGGTGAGTTGCTGGCCGATACCTCACCTATGCCTGACGATTTAATTGCACCGAGAGTTTTAACGCCAGGTGGCATGATTGTATTTGGTGGCGCTCCGAAGGTCGGTAAAAGCGACTTTCTGTTGTCATGGTTAACACACATGGCAGCCGGTGAACCTTTTCTCGAGCTGACACCCTCCAGACCATTGCGCGTGTTTTATCTGCAGGCAGAGGTTCAATATCACTACTTGCGTGAACGGATACAGTCTATGGGCTTACCTGAACGTGTCAGTCGTCGTGCGGCAAATAACTTGCTGGTAACGCCTCAACTTCGTTTAGTGCTCAATGATCAAGGTGTTGAGCAAGTGATCGAGGCACTGCAACGAGCCGCTGCACAAGGTGGTGTCGATATTCTAGTGATCGACCCAATACGCAATGTCTTTGATGGCGGTCCAGAGGGAAATAGTGAGAACGACAACAATGCGATGTTGTTCTTTCTGCGCGAGCGAGTTGAGCAACTGCGAGATGCGGTCAATCCGTTAGCGGGCATTATTCTGGCGCACCACACTAAGAAGATCAGTAAGAAGCAAGTTGAAGAAGATCCCTTTCTGGCGCTATCAGGTGCGGGCAGCCTCCGTGGCTATTACACCACCGGCATGCTGTTGTACCGGCCAGATGAAACGCGCACCGATCGCACGCTGGTTTTCGAACTGCGAAATGGTCCCGGTTTGCCAGCAAAATGTGTCGACAAAAGCCAAGGCAAATGGATTGAGCTAGACGCTCATAGTGATCGACTGGTCAATCAAGACTATGGCGCCAAGCTCGATGCAGAGCGTCAGCGTAAGCGCGATGTCATTGTGCAAATGATATTTGATGAGGCGGCTCAAGGTAGGGTCTATACCTCGAATCAATTTGCAGAATCGTTCGAAGGCCAGGCTGGACTGGGCGCCAATAGAACAATCAATGAACGCATTGCTGTCCATGCCACAAAAGGCGATATCAAGTTCTTCCGCAATCCAGAGGATTACAGTTTGCCTATGTTAACCCGCAGTAAATACGGCTACCTCTGTGTTGAAGGTATGACTGTTCCCGCTTCAGAAAACATTGATACCGATACAGGTGAGGTCAAACAGGCTCACTTTGCAATCAAACCTACCCATTACAAATGTGCTCAAACCGGTGCGGTGCTCCCAGTCGAGAACCCGGATGTTTGGGTATACCAGGAGGAAATTAGCCATGAATCATGA
- a CDS encoding DUF6511 domain-containing protein, whose product MNRTDLEQKAADSVLAPLADYVMAVGMEKGLGSYSKDEIIGLVDTVLESYHCTLQELYKDEVPF is encoded by the coding sequence GTGAACAGGACCGATTTAGAACAAAAAGCAGCTGACTCTGTTTTAGCCCCACTTGCAGATTATGTGATGGCCGTAGGCATGGAAAAAGGTCTTGGCAGTTACAGCAAAGATGAAATTATTGGTTTGGTGGATACGGTTCTTGAATCTTATCACTGCACTTTGCAGGAGTTGTACAAAGACGAGGTGCCTTTCTGA
- a CDS encoding recombinase family protein gives MSEQIKKRLRCAVYTRKSTEEGLDQDYNSIDAQRDAGHAYIASQRAEGWIPVEDDYDDPAFSGGNMDRPAMKRLLKDIQDDKVDVVVVYKIDRLTRSLTDFSKMIEVFEQHNTSFVSVTQQFNTTNSMGRLMLNILLSFAQFEREVTGERIRDKITASKKKGMWMGGIPPLGYDVKDRHLVINPKEAKLIQQVFKRFTEIGSTTLLYKELRLEGATSKSWTTQDGRFRPGKPIDRGLIYKLLHNRTYLGELRHKDQWYQGKHDAIIDQKLWADVHSILAVNGHKRGNYTRAKIPFLLKGMVFAEDGRALTTWSSTKKKSGRRYRYYISTRDTKEYSGASGLPRIPAAELESAVVEQIRGILKAPPVTQQVASIVLEKDHDIDEAQVTVALNKIDNVWEQLFPDEQSRIIKLMVEKIIVKPDNIDIRLWDNGIERLALEITDSAKQEVA, from the coding sequence ATGTCAGAACAAATCAAAAAAAGACTTCGCTGTGCAGTCTATACACGAAAGTCCACCGAAGAGGGACTCGATCAAGATTACAACTCAATCGATGCACAACGCGATGCTGGCCATGCTTACATAGCCAGTCAACGAGCTGAGGGTTGGATTCCCGTTGAGGATGATTATGACGATCCTGCATTTTCAGGCGGCAACATGGATCGCCCTGCGATGAAGCGATTACTTAAAGATATTCAGGATGACAAAGTCGATGTCGTGGTGGTTTACAAAATTGATCGATTAACGCGAAGCCTAACGGACTTCTCCAAAATGATTGAAGTGTTCGAACAACATAACACTTCGTTTGTGTCCGTGACTCAGCAATTTAATACCACTAATTCAATGGGTCGGCTGATGTTAAACATTCTCCTCTCATTCGCACAATTTGAAAGAGAGGTAACCGGTGAACGTATTCGAGATAAGATTACCGCCAGCAAGAAGAAAGGCATGTGGATGGGTGGCATCCCACCGCTGGGGTATGACGTAAAAGACCGACATCTGGTCATTAACCCAAAAGAAGCGAAATTAATTCAACAGGTGTTTAAACGGTTTACAGAGATTGGCTCAACAACACTATTGTACAAAGAGCTAAGACTAGAAGGCGCAACCAGCAAATCATGGACAACTCAAGATGGGCGCTTCCGCCCTGGCAAACCAATCGACAGAGGCCTTATCTATAAGCTACTGCACAATCGCACTTACCTCGGTGAACTCAGGCACAAAGATCAATGGTATCAAGGCAAGCACGACGCCATAATTGATCAAAAACTTTGGGCCGATGTTCACTCCATACTCGCAGTGAATGGTCATAAGCGCGGCAACTATACTCGCGCTAAAATCCCATTCCTGCTGAAAGGCATGGTATTCGCCGAAGATGGCCGAGCACTAACAACTTGGAGTTCTACTAAGAAAAAGAGTGGTCGACGGTATCGCTACTACATTAGCACTCGCGATACTAAGGAATATTCGGGCGCATCAGGCTTGCCTAGAATCCCTGCAGCCGAACTAGAATCGGCTGTTGTTGAGCAAATCAGAGGCATTCTCAAAGCACCGCCCGTTACGCAACAAGTTGCATCTATCGTACTGGAGAAAGACCACGATATTGATGAAGCTCAAGTTACCGTTGCGCTTAACAAGATCGATAACGTTTGGGAGCAATTATTCCCTGATGAGCAATCTCGTATCATTAAATTGATGGTCGAAAAAATCATCGTCAAG
- a CDS encoding helix-turn-helix transcriptional regulator has translation MSVNHMNQRQLANRWGVSEATLERWRSEGIGPVFLKLQGRVMYRLEDVEAYEQDCLRKSTSERVGGDA, from the coding sequence GTGAGTGTAAATCATATGAACCAACGGCAATTAGCCAACCGCTGGGGTGTCAGCGAAGCCACATTGGAGCGCTGGCGCTCTGAAGGCATCGGCCCTGTCTTTCTCAAACTACAAGGTCGAGTGATGTACCGCCTCGAAGACGTCGAGGCTTATGAACAAGACTGTCTTCGCAAGAGTACCTCTGAGCGCGTAGGAGGTGACGCATGA
- a CDS encoding crossover junction endodeoxyribonuclease RuvC produces MNHDHNNASNTAVCSLQSEPVCCNLQTTRKLKVSNNKAFSQIADCGAQIADTPCNLNTNLDNSRGVEINPDCTQTPSLYERGESPKGEALHLGEKEIINRTLPVVLCLDLGTTTGWAIHSKQGVITSGTISFKNDRWQGGGMRFLKFNRFLGELNENAGPISMVFFEEVRRHMGVDAAHAYGGFMAHLTAWCEQQDIAYEGVPVGTIKRHATGKGNANKTMMIEAARNRGHRPSDDNEADALALVYWAVEQRLGEQS; encoded by the coding sequence ATGAATCATGATCACAATAACGCCTCAAATACGGCTGTTTGTAGTCTGCAATCTGAACCAGTTTGCTGCAATCTGCAAACTACCCGCAAACTGAAAGTCAGCAATAACAAGGCATTCAGCCAGATTGCAGATTGCGGAGCCCAGATTGCGGATACCCCCTGCAATCTGAATACAAACCTAGATAACTCAAGGGGTGTAGAGATAAATCCAGATTGCACGCAAACCCCCTCTCTCTACGAGAGAGGAGAGTCCCCTAAAGGGGAGGCTCTCCATCTCGGTGAGAAAGAGATCATCAATCGAACCTTACCAGTGGTGCTCTGCTTGGATCTGGGCACAACAACTGGATGGGCAATTCATTCCAAACAAGGCGTTATCACCAGCGGCACCATCAGTTTTAAAAACGATCGTTGGCAAGGTGGCGGCATGCGTTTTTTGAAGTTCAACCGTTTCTTGGGTGAGCTAAACGAAAATGCTGGGCCTATCAGCATGGTGTTTTTTGAGGAAGTTCGTCGCCACATGGGTGTGGATGCTGCACACGCTTACGGTGGTTTTATGGCGCATCTGACTGCTTGGTGCGAGCAACAGGATATTGCTTACGAGGGTGTCCCGGTTGGAACCATCAAGCGCCACGCAACAGGCAAAGGTAATGCAAATAAAACCATGATGATTGAGGCTGCTAGGAACCGAGGCCACCGACCTTCAGATGATAACGAGGCCGATGCATTAGCTTTGGTCTATTGGGCTGTTGAGCAAAGACTGGGAGAGCAATCATGA
- a CDS encoding ImmA/IrrE family metallo-endopeptidase, producing the protein MEQEVVSEKKSPHKEANRITRLLDTALPEPVRFPVNVEMVAKDLTPSFNQDPITAVNGGSMGSSIDGMLVKHDAKDEWAIFYNTDVVHPGRTNFTLAHELGHYMVHRQALNKTKFECGEEDMLDENQQGINIEAEANAFAANLLMPNHDFRAQADGQKFSIDLIQHCANRYGVSLTAAVLKWLDFTKKRAIGLLSEEGFMHWSKSSNSAFRSGRYFATKKNCVEIPELSLAAEEQYSAEARNGVRHGPDIWFPGEEVTEHSIYSEEYRKTLTILVLDDAGGYSDPGDFSEEDELLTDSYTNFINNGQNPY; encoded by the coding sequence ATGGAGCAAGAAGTAGTGTCAGAGAAAAAATCCCCTCACAAGGAAGCCAACCGAATTACTCGGCTTTTAGATACGGCGCTTCCCGAGCCTGTTCGATTTCCTGTCAATGTGGAAATGGTGGCAAAAGACCTCACGCCATCATTTAACCAAGACCCAATTACTGCAGTTAATGGCGGTAGCATGGGCTCTTCGATCGATGGAATGCTAGTCAAACATGACGCCAAAGACGAATGGGCTATTTTCTACAACACCGACGTCGTCCATCCAGGGAGAACAAATTTCACTCTCGCACATGAATTGGGCCACTACATGGTTCACCGGCAAGCATTGAACAAAACCAAGTTCGAATGTGGCGAAGAAGACATGCTGGACGAAAACCAACAAGGTATTAATATCGAAGCAGAAGCTAATGCCTTCGCCGCCAACTTACTGATGCCTAACCACGACTTCCGCGCACAAGCCGACGGTCAAAAATTTAGTATCGACCTAATACAGCACTGTGCTAATCGCTACGGCGTATCGTTAACTGCGGCAGTGCTAAAGTGGCTCGATTTCACAAAGAAACGCGCTATCGGCCTGCTGTCTGAAGAAGGCTTTATGCATTGGTCAAAATCGAGCAACAGCGCTTTTCGTTCTGGCCGTTACTTCGCCACAAAGAAAAACTGTGTTGAAATCCCAGAATTATCGTTAGCGGCGGAAGAGCAGTATTCAGCAGAAGCTAGGAATGGCGTCAGGCATGGGCCAGATATTTGGTTTCCCGGCGAAGAAGTTACCGAACATAGTATTTACTCTGAGGAGTACCGTAAGACCCTAACCATCCTTGTTCTAGATGATGCAGGCGGATACAGCGACCCAGGTGATTTCAGCGAAGAAGATGAGCTGCTTACTGATTCGTACACTAACTTTATTAACAACGGACAGAATCCCTACTAA
- a CDS encoding DUF2924 domain-containing protein, whose amino-acid sequence MSSNIIFEPSSSAVAQIAQLSDMTMDEIKSLWRQLYRKEPPTHIRSFLEKRLAFRLQEVEFRRAHQNFADKNDRRINAIVNTGKKPLRDRYPKPIPGTVLSRIYQEKEHKVTVTHDEQFEFEGRIYKSLSVVAREITGTRWSGPLFFGLRKENNEKKTKRGKK is encoded by the coding sequence ATGAGCTCAAACATCATATTCGAACCATCATCGTCAGCAGTTGCGCAAATAGCCCAACTATCAGATATGACAATGGACGAAATTAAATCATTGTGGCGACAACTTTATCGCAAAGAACCACCAACCCATATTCGATCCTTCCTAGAGAAGCGCTTAGCTTTTCGACTGCAAGAAGTCGAATTTAGGCGCGCACATCAAAACTTTGCCGACAAAAACGATCGGCGTATTAATGCCATCGTAAATACAGGCAAAAAGCCTCTGCGAGATCGATACCCAAAACCCATACCTGGAACTGTTCTAAGCCGCATCTATCAAGAAAAGGAACACAAGGTAACCGTCACCCACGACGAACAGTTTGAATTTGAAGGCCGGATTTATAAAAGCCTTTCGGTTGTCGCCAGAGAAATTACTGGCACCCGATGGTCTGGACCATTGTTCTTTGGCTTGAGAAAAGAAAACAATGAGAAGAAAACAAAGCGGGGTAAAAAATAA
- a CDS encoding DEAD/DEAH box helicase, translating to MLLRPRQKLFVERSLAALNKHQNTLGVAPTGAGKTIMLSGVTGQWLENGDAKACVLAHRDELTSQNAAKFSRVNPAISTSIYDAQEKSWAGQATFAMVQTLGRESNLKHMPKLDLLVIDEAHHAAAPTYRRIIDSVRDSNPDVAIFGVTATPNRGDNKALRPVFSNVSDQITLAELIQSGHLVPPRTYVVDVGTQSELSQVKRTADDFDMSAVDAIMNKAPITEAVIRHWKEKAHDRSTVVFCSTIHHAKNVAEAFSTSGVNAEVIHGELSSEARKAALSRFESGESQVVVNVAVLTEGWDYPPTSCVILLRPSSYKSTLIQMIGRGLRTIDPNEHPGVVKSDCVVLDFGTSTMLHGSLEQDVNLDGHEGHCEAPQKECPDCGAMVPAAAKECSLCGYVWERTDTDDKVDLADFVMSEIDLLKRSSFRWCDLFGDDAALMATGFEAWAGVFFLAGHWFGMGGGKKLPARLLAMGERTVCLAAADDWLNDHETEDAASKSRKWLNQAATAQQLRYLPPAYRQDFGLTRYQASCLLAFQFNKRDIQSRIFNKVEGREAA from the coding sequence ATGTTATTACGACCTCGTCAAAAACTGTTTGTTGAGCGCAGCCTCGCTGCGCTTAATAAGCACCAGAATACATTGGGGGTGGCGCCTACGGGCGCCGGTAAAACCATTATGTTATCCGGTGTTACCGGTCAATGGCTGGAAAACGGAGATGCAAAAGCCTGTGTGCTAGCTCATCGAGATGAACTCACCTCACAAAATGCAGCCAAGTTTAGTCGTGTCAATCCGGCTATTTCGACGTCGATTTACGATGCCCAAGAAAAGTCATGGGCGGGGCAAGCAACCTTTGCCATGGTGCAAACATTAGGACGTGAATCAAACTTGAAGCATATGCCAAAGTTAGATTTGTTAGTCATCGACGAAGCACATCATGCAGCCGCACCCACTTACCGACGCATTATTGATAGCGTTCGAGATAGTAATCCTGATGTGGCTATTTTTGGCGTAACGGCAACGCCCAATCGTGGTGACAACAAAGCATTGCGTCCTGTTTTTAGTAATGTCAGTGATCAAATTACGCTTGCCGAATTAATTCAATCAGGGCATTTGGTTCCACCCCGAACTTACGTCGTTGATGTCGGTACTCAGAGTGAACTGTCACAGGTGAAACGAACTGCCGATGATTTCGATATGTCGGCAGTCGATGCCATCATGAACAAAGCGCCGATCACTGAAGCAGTGATTCGTCACTGGAAAGAAAAAGCTCATGATCGTTCTACCGTGGTCTTTTGCTCTACCATCCATCACGCCAAAAATGTGGCTGAGGCTTTCTCAACTTCTGGTGTGAATGCCGAGGTTATTCATGGTGAGCTATCAAGCGAGGCGCGCAAAGCGGCGCTGTCTCGTTTCGAATCCGGGGAGTCTCAAGTTGTTGTCAACGTAGCAGTGCTGACTGAAGGCTGGGATTACCCGCCGACCAGCTGTGTAATTTTGCTTCGGCCAAGTTCCTACAAGTCGACTTTGATACAAATGATTGGGCGTGGCCTTAGAACCATCGATCCCAATGAGCACCCTGGTGTGGTGAAGAGTGATTGTGTGGTACTCGACTTCGGTACCAGCACCATGCTTCACGGTTCATTAGAGCAAGATGTAAATTTGGATGGCCATGAAGGTCATTGTGAGGCACCTCAGAAAGAGTGTCCCGACTGCGGAGCGATGGTGCCTGCGGCGGCAAAAGAATGCTCCTTATGTGGTTATGTTTGGGAGCGAACGGATACCGATGACAAAGTGGATTTAGCTGACTTTGTGATGTCTGAGATTGATCTGCTTAAACGCTCCTCGTTTCGTTGGTGTGATTTGTTCGGTGATGATGCGGCGTTGATGGCAACAGGTTTTGAAGCGTGGGCGGGAGTGTTCTTCTTAGCCGGTCATTGGTTTGGCATGGGCGGTGGGAAAAAACTCCCTGCACGCTTGTTGGCCATGGGTGAACGAACTGTTTGCCTGGCAGCAGCTGATGATTGGTTGAATGATCATGAAACGGAAGATGCCGCGAGCAAATCCCGTAAATGGTTAAATCAGGCTGCAACTGCTCAGCAACTTCGATATTTACCACCTGCCTATCGACAGGATTTCGGCTTAACTCGCTACCAAGCATCATGCCTATTGGCGTTCCAGTTTAACAAGCGTGATATCCAATCCCGCATTTTCAACAAAGTTGAAGGAAGGGAGGCCGCTTGA